Part of the Anaerobacillus alkaliphilus genome, ATGAAATAAACGTATAAAGGTAATGACCCTTAATCTGCAACAGTTTAGGGTCGTTACTTTTTTACTCTTTCTATTAGGGTGGAACTGCCCGAACTGACACATATCGGTTTATGTAGTTCGTTTTGGGTTTTCACCATCGAAGCGATCAAGAATAAGAATGATTGCCCTAATCATGTATTTTGCGCTGGCAATCGTTATAAGAGAGTGTAAGCCAGTCCAACCTTTTCCATATTTAATTAGTTTCGTCTGCCTTTCGAAAAACAATTCTACTATTGCCTGAGGAAGTGCAAAAAGCCATACTTTCCAAAAAGCAGTTTTCCAATTGTCTTTCAATGTAGACCGACAAAACCATATCGTGACCGTAGAACATAAAAAATAGTCATAAATAATACTACTATTAAATATTGAAGGAAATAGTCTCACTGGATACTTTAAATAACCTTTAGAAGCAAGAGTAGGTGCCACAAATATATTTGCATATGAGTTAAGAAAAAAACATAATAACCACTTCTTGGTATCCTTTCCCAACATTGATAAAGGAGTTATAAAAAAAACTAAGACTACCAAAAATCTTAGCACGTTTTTTTCAAATTTATTGAACATGAGTAGACCTTCCCATCCATTCGAGAATTTTTTAATCAGAGGTAGAGTAAAGATAGTTTTCCTGTATAACAAAATTTTATGTAATACTTGGCAGTTTCAACTATATTTGTTGAGACGTCCATATTATAAAATGAGGAAACCTAGGATAAGATGTTTGACTCCATAAACTGTATATACTAAAATTACAGTACTTCATTGTAAAATGTAATTATTTTTATTACAGATAAATAGTGTCCGCTATAAACGGATGAAAGGACAAATACGTATGAAAACGATAAAACTACCAGTTTCACTTTTAAATTTAGTTCCAATACGAAAAGGGGAGGGAGCGAAAGAAGCGATTGATGCGATGGTTGATTTGGCCAAAGCAACGGAGAAAATGGGCTATGAGCGCTATTGGATCGCTGAGCATCATAATGCTTCAACGCTAGCAAGTTCGGCCACCTCCATTTTGATTAAGCATGTCTTGGAGGGGACCAAGCGTATTCGTGTTGGTTCAGGCGGTATAATGTTACCTAACCATTCACCGTTAGTTGTTGCTGAGCAGTTTGGAACGATGGCTACAATCTATCCTGGAAGACTCGATTTAGGACTCGGTCGCGCACCTGGTACTGATGGTAGAACGGCAAACGCACTTAGAAGGTCGCAGAACGATACTGTTTATACATTCCCTAATGATGTAAAAGCATTGCTTACTTATTTTGGACCGGAAGAGCGTCAAGACTACGTAAAAGCTTATCCAGGTGTTGGTACAAATGTTCCAATTTATATCCTTGGTTCTTCAAAAGATTCAGCATTCTTGGCTGCAGAATTAGGTTTACCTTATGTGTTTGCTTCTCATTTTGCCCCTAGATATATGGCTGAAGCCATCTCGATTTACCGTAGCAAGTTTAAGCCATCTGAATACCTCGATAAACCCTATATGATGGTAGGTCTAAATGTCATTGCAGCTGACAGTGATGAAGAAGCCCATTTTGAATTTACAACGACACAGCAATTCTTCTTGAATGTTGTACGAGGGACTCAAACTCCATTAAGTCCGCCAATAGAAAACATGGACAGTATTTGGGCGCCGCATGAACAAGATGTGGTTCGATCGATGGCTGGTATGACTTTGTTAGGTAGTAAAGCTTCAATAAGAGAGCAGTTAATTCACTTTCAGGAGCGTTATGATGTGAATGAAATCATGGCGGTTACGTATATGTATGACCATGAAAAGCAGAAAAGATCATATCAGTTACTAAAAGAGGTAGTTGATGAGGGGTAAGTAGTACCTGTTTTTTGGCTAGGGGAGTAATCGGACACAGATCCTGTTTATAACAAAATTGACTAATCTGAAATTTCACTGCCATAGGATCCGCTATTTCTCCAAAACTGGCGGAACACTTACTGTTTTTGATGAAGTAACAGAACCGATGGCCGCGAAAATCTAAAAAGGCTGTAATATTGCAAAATAAGGTACAATATTTCCGTTTAAATTTTTTTAAAAATAAATTTGCTTTTCTACAATATATCTGTTATGCTTAACAAGAATTATTTTTGTTCGGTGTGTTGTAAGGATTGAATTGAAGAATGTAAACTTTTCGCCTTTGATATCTAATTGAGCAACGATAGTAATAAATCGTGGATAATATCCACACAGGAGGCAATACCCATGAAACAAGGTACAGTAAAATGGTTTAACGCAGACAAAGGTTTTGGTTTTATCGAGGTTGAAGGTGGAGAAGACGTATTCGTACATTTCTCAGCTATCCAAGGCGAAGGATTTAAATCTTTAGACGAAGGCCAAAAAGTTACATTTGACACAGAGCAAGGACAACGTGGTCCTCAAGCTGTTAACGTACACAAAGCATAATAATGAAGGGACTCTATTTTAGAGTCCTTTTTTTATTTCGATTAAAAATTGTCTAGGTCCAAGCCTTCCGCTTTTCTTATTTTTAGGCAAAAAAAAAACTCTAATCAGAGCTTCTTTACTTAAGCATTATTCGTTTATACATATCGCACTGTTTAACATTTCAACAGCTTCCAGCTGATCGATTCCTTTTACAAGCATTAGTTCACTAATCAGTATTTCTTGAGCATTATCTAATAGGCGTTTGTCTACGGAAGCAAGAGCTCGTTTCTTCTTCATCTTTAGAAGATCGCGGATTACTTGAGCACCTTCATAAATATTGCCACTTTTAATCATTTTAACGTGAATACGGTAGCGCTGTGTTCGGTTTGGATGAGTTTCTTCACTTTCTTCTTCATGAAAGCTTGCTAATACGTCGTCCATAGTTGTTGAATCCACGACTCGTCGAATTCCTATATTCGTTGTCATAGGAAACATCACCTGAATTTTGTTAATCGACAACATATAATAAAGCTGTTTCGTGCCAAGTATTTCTTTTTCTTCAATAGACTCAATAATACCTGCACCGTGAGTCGGATAAATGATCTTTTCTCCTATTTGAAAATCCATAGCATCACCACCAGTTAGAATAACTAATGATACCATGATATAGATAAATAAGCAAATTTATTATAATAACATATTTTTAATAATCGTGTCAACGATGTTTTTTGTTGTTTTTTCGGAAATAATATTTAGTTTTTTCGTGCCTAGGAAACCTATTGTTCTGGGATTAATAATCTTTTTTAACAATGCTTGTGATATTCCCTTGTGCCAGGTTTTTTTGCCCACTTATTGTAAAACCTGTGCTTGTTTTTATTGAAGAGTTCCAATTGTATTGGAGGTTATCTCCTACAAAAACACCCGAGTTCGTATCGATGATATTTACATTTATACTTTGTAAGATTACATTTGTAGTTTTCTTCATAATAGAAGCTCTCACCTCAAATTAATTTATTCCTAAATTTTAAAAACGTTCCTGCTCACGTTTAGTATGTCGTTGAATACGTTAGTATTGTGAGGAGTGATCACTTTGGCCATTAATTTTGTTCTTGGTGCAGTAAATGTAAACGTTAATAATACAAATGCAGGTGTTTTTATTGGTCAGAACAGTCAATCGAACTGGGATTCTCATCAAAAAAGGATGCCTGCCATTGGAGTGGTAAATGGAATTTCTAACATTTCTGCAGGAAATATTGCCTCTCAAATTGACAATGACCTAGCGGATATGGTGTGGAATGAATTAGAGAATGTTCCAAGTCCTAATTCGCAAGCCTTATAGTTTTCAAACATACCTTTAATTCAGACTCATGATTTTTGAGTCTGATTTTTCTGTTCAGAAACTTCACACTTCAACTATAATTCCATCTTGTCTTACATAGAATAAATTCCAATTCTGTTGAAGAACTAAAACGTGCGTATGCTGATATCATCCGAACTGCCGACCAGCTTTCAAAGCTTATTTTATAGGTTAGATAGAAAACACTCATTCATTTGGGTGTTTTTATGTTTAAACAACCAACTTTTTTACGCTAGATAAAAAGTTGGTCTTATAGCTGAGTTTATTTGTATAATATATGTAATAAATTTTAAGGAGCTATTTTTATTGAGTGAGCATGCGAAAAATATTATTGCGGTAGGGGTAGGTGCAGCTATCGGCACTATTTCTCGATATTCATTAAATCTTTTAACACTTGAGTCTGGTTATCCCTATGGAACCATCATTGAAAATTTATTTGGCAGTTTACTTTTAGGTTTTTTAACCGCTTGGTTCTTTGTTTTTGTACCGAAGGAATGGGTAAGAACGGGACTAGGAGTTGGTTTATGTGGTGGCTTTACGACGATGTCGACGTTAGCAGCAGACACGTCATTTTTAATGAACCATTATACGGTTTTTGATGCGGGGTTGTACGTGTTTGGCACTATGTTTGGTGGAATTATACTTGCATTCATTGGGTATCGTGCAGGATCAGTAATAGCTAAGAAAACCAGACAAAAGAAAGAGGTGAATCCAGCATGAAACTACTGCTATTAGTGGTTGGAGGCTCCATAGGAGCGATTTCACGTTATTTATTAGGATCGGCCTTTATGAAACGTTACCCTAACCCTCCAATTCCGATTGCGATGTTATTTGTTAACTTAGTAGGCTCTTTAGGTTTGGGACTATTTTTCGGTCTTTCCTTTGGTGGAACGCCACTAGGAGCGTATGATGATCCACTTTATTTAGCAATCGGCATAGGTTTCTTTGGTGCATTTACAACCTTTTCTACTTTTAGTGTGGAAGCCATCCAACTTTCTATCAAGAAACAATGGAAAAAGCTAACGGCGTATCTTTCACTTAGTATCGTTGGGTCAATTGTTTGTTTTTTTATTGGATTACATGTAGGTAGTTTCTTGTAAGCTCTACCATTAAATAAAATATAAGAAATTACACTTAACAATCTGTTCACAAGTCCTTGGTTTTTTATCTAAATTTATTAGTATAATATATTTAATAAATTTGAAGGAGATATATGTACTCATGGTAAAAAAGAAATTTATACTTACAGTATTTTTGGTAGTTTTGTTATTCATCGCAGGTTGCGAAGATCAGTCTTCAGACAATGACGCTAGAGAAGAATTAACAGTGGCTGCAGCATCAGATTTAACGCTTGCTTTTAGCGAAGTTGGCCGGCTTTTTGAAGAAGAAACAGGCACAAAAGTTGTCTTTTCATTTGGTTCGACGGGACAATTGGCAGACCAAATTGAACATGGTGCACCATTTGACATATTCGCAGCTGCAAATAAGAAATTTATTGAAAACTTAAATGAAAAGGATCTCCTTCTAACTGACACTATGCAAACTTACGCATTTGGACGTATCGGAATTGCAACAAGAGCAGATAGTCAATTACAAGTTGAACAAATAGAGGATCTACTAAAATCAGAAGTAGTTAAGGTAGCAATTGCAAATCCTGAACATGCTCCATATGGTCTGGCTGCAAAACAAGCATTTGAAACAACTGGTGTATGGGACGAGTTAGAAGAAAAGCTTGTATTTGGTAGAAATATCTCAGACACTCTTACGTATATTGAAACCGGAAATGCTGAGGTGGCGATCATTGCACTTTCGCTAGTAAAAAAAGATGAAGTTAATTTTCATATCATTGATGAGCAAATGCATGCTCCTTTAGAGCAAATGTTAGCCATTACAAAGGCAACAAAACAAGAGGAAATCGCTCGCGAATTTACGAGTTTTATCTTCGGTCCAATTGGCAAACCGATTATGGAGAGCTACGGATTTATCGTTCCTACCCAATCACAATAAAGGTACTAGTAACAAAAAAAGCAGCCATTTCCCTAAACTTAAGGGAAATGGCTGCTTTTTTGAAATTACTTAAGGGACCCAACAAAGTAGTAATACAATAACCAAACGGGCTGTTAATTCACAAAAAATCTTCATGTAAATCCTACCCAATTCAGGGAATAAAATTAAAATGACAATTACTATTAACGAACCTATAATGAACTAGTCCAAAGACAATTCAGCTTGAAAAGAGGAACCAGAGTGTCAAAAAAACTTTTAGGTATCATTCCATTATTATTTATTGGTTATTTTGTATTTCAGAATCTATCTGGAAATACTGATTTAATGCTAACGTATTTAGAGGAAAGCGACGAATTAGCGCATGAGTATTATTTTCTGTTGGAAAATGAAGCTCAAATTGACAATGAGGAAGAGCTAGAAAACTTTACTCGTGTGGTTCTGATTCCTTCATTAGAAGAGATCATAACTAAGTCTGAAGCTTACGGAGAGACAATCGAGAAAGAAGAGTTGAAAAGTGTTCATATGATCCATAATGATGCACTAAAAAAGCATCTCGAAGCAGAAATTGCCTGGGTTGAAGGCAACGAAAATCAAGCAATGGAACTGTACGGAGAGTCTGATATGCTATTTTTTGAATATGAAGAAGAATTAAATAAACTCGCCAAAAAATGGGGAGTAGAAATTGAATGGGAAGAATGGGAAGAAGAAGTATAAATAGTAAAAGTAGCCGTGCTTAACGGCTACTTTTCTTTGTAGTAATTAAAACAACTTAGAGCTTTGTTGCATCAATCATCCAAACAAAAGGATTTAACTGTTCGAATTGTACTGAAAATCCATTTGCTTCAAAGATACTTCGTAAAACTGGAATAGTCGTATAGTATTCTGTTTCTAAATCTTGTGCTAGGTTTAGAAATCCTTTTTTCTTAGATGACTGAATGACATCAGCTTTTGTTGCTTCACTTTCAAAGACAGTGTCTGCAAAAACAACTTTGCCATTCTTAGCAAGTAAACTACTATACTTAGAAACTGCTTCTGCTTTTTCAGCATCGGTCAGATGATGGAATGCATATGTGCTAACAAAAGCATCAATTGACATATCAGTTTGAAACTCTAGAAAGTCACCATTTACTATGGTTGCATTAGACAATTTCTCTTCAGCTTTTTCTCTCATTGTAGTAGATGGTTCAAAGCCAACAACACGATGACCGTTTTCCAAAAGTTTTATAGTTAGATTTCCTGTGCCCACTCCGAATTCAACGATATTTCCTTTTACACGATCTGTAACTGCTTGAAGGATTTCATCGTAATTCGAGAAAACTTCTTCATATTCAAGGTCTTTCCCTGACACTGAATGATCGTAAGATTCTGCCCAATTATCAAATAGTTCAACGAATTCACGTCCCATGAGCCTAACACTCTCCAATGCTATAAAGTATATAAATCCTATAAGCATAGTATGATATAATTTTTAAATTTGCAACAATTAATATACAAAAAAACTATAATTTTATTGCTAAATCCACTAAAGTAAAGACCTGGTATGATTTTAACCTGAAAATAATAATGCGAATATAATGTTAAAACTAATTGACAAATTGTATTTTAAAACATACTATACAGGTAGGAATAATAAATATATAGATTGGAGAGGTTATCGTGGAGATTAAAAAAATGAACGTTGAAAGTTTTAATTTAGATCATACAAAAGTAGTTGCTCCATATGTAAGACTTGCGGGCGTGAGTGAAGGACAACATGGAGATAAACTTTTTAAATATGACATACGCTTTACACAACCAAACAAGGAACACATGGAAATGCCGTCTTTACACTCATTAGAGCATTTAATGGCAGAGTTAGTTCGTAATCATCACCAAACGATTTTTGATGTTAGTCCAATGGGGTGTCAAACTGGATTCTATCTATCGGTGATTAATGATGATAGTTATGAAACAGTCTTAGAAATTCTTGAAAAAACGTTAGAAGATGTGTTGGTTGCAACCGAAGTACCTGCTTGTAATGAAGTACAATGTGGTTGGGCTGCTAGTCATAGCTTGGAAGGTGCGCAAGAGATTGCCAAAAAAATGCTAGCGAAAAAAGACCAATGGAGAAATGTTTTCTCATAAACTATGAAGTTAGTAAAAGAGCTTCCAAAAGGGGTGCTTGCATGTGAAGTATTACAATAACATAAAAGAATTAATCGGTGGTACACCAATTGTAAAAATAAATCAGCTTGATGTTCCGAACGGAGTGAACGTATTCGTGAAATTAGAGTACTTTAATCCTGGTGGAAGTGTGAAAGATCGTTTAGGCAAGAAGTTACTTCAAGGGGCGCTTGAAGCTAGACAACTTCAAGAAGATGGGGTTGTGATCGAGCCTACAGCCGGTAACACAGGGATCGGGTTAGCATTAGCAGCCGCAGGAACGAAGATTAAGGTCATATGCGTCGTACCACAAAAATTCAGTATGGAAAAACAAACATTGATGAGGGCGTTAGGTGCTACCGTTATTAATACTCCAACCTCAGAAGGGATGGAGGGAGCAATAAACAAAACAAAAGAATTATTGAAGGAAATTCCTAACTCATATAGCCCTCAACAATTTACCAATGAAAATAATCCTACTACGTATTTTGAAACTTTAGGTCCAGAATTGTACGAAGACCTTGATGGGAACATTGACATCTTTGTGGCTGGAGCTGGGACTGGCGGAACGTTTATGGGAACCGCAAAATATTTAAAGTCAAAAAATAAGCAAATAAAGACTGTTATAGTTGAACCTGAAGGCTCAATTTTAAACGGTGGTATTTCAGGACCACATCGAACAGAAGGAATTGGAATGGAGTTTTTACCTCCTTATATGGACACAGCTTATTTTGACAGTATTTATACAATTTCTGATGAAGCAGCATTTAAACGAGTTAGTGAACTGGCTATTCATGAAGGAATGTTAGTAGGTAGCTCTTCAGGGGCGGCATTTGAAGCAGTCATAAGAGAAGCTCAAAAATCTCCTCCAGGTACAAACATTGTTACTGTATTTCCAGATAGTAGCGAGCGTTATTTAAGTAAAAATATATATGAAGGTGATATTAGATGAGAAAAAAAACACAGATGATTCATGGAGGAATTCCTAGAGATGAACAAACTGGAGCTGTATCCATACCGATCCATCATGCTAGTACTTTTAAACAAGATGGTGTAGGAAACTTTGTGTATGAGTATGCAAGGACTGGTAATCCAACAAGACATGCATTAGAAGAATTAATTAAGGATATCGAAGGTGGATATCGTGGGTTTGCATTTGGTTCAGGAATGGCTGCCATTTCTGCTGTGATGAATTTATTTTCTTCAGGTGATCATGTTATTTTTACAGATGATGTGTATGGCGGCTCGTATCGTTTAATGACAAAGGTGTTAACGAAATACAATATTGAAGTAACTTTTGTGGACACAAGTGACATTCAAGAGGTAGAAGCTGCAGTACGAGACAATACCAAAGCTATTTATGTCGAAACACCTACAAATCCACTATTAAAGATTACAGATATAGCCAGCATTTCAAACTTAGCAAAAGCAAAAAATCTACTTATGATTGTCGACAATACCTTTAGTACACCATACTGGCAAAATCCACTTGACCTAGGCGCAGATATCGTATTGCATAGTGCCACAAAATATTTAGGTGGACATAGTGATGTTGTTGCAGGACTCGTTGTTGTTAACTCTGAAAAGCTTGCCACTGATCTTCATTTCATTCAAAATTCTATCGGTGCAATCTTAGGACCTCAAGATAGCTGGCTATTAATAAGAGGAATAAAAACACTAGCGATTCGAATGGAAGAAATTGAAGAGAATGCAAAGAAAGTAGCTAATTTCCTTGTAAACCATCGACAAATTTCAAAAGTGTATTATCCTGGTTTTGAAAGTCATAAAGGTCACACGATTCACTTAGAGCAAGCCAGAGGTTTCGGAGGAATGATTTCTTTTGACGTGGGTAGCAATGACAAAGCAGAAGATGTATTAAAGAAAGTAAAGTATTTTACATTGGCAGAAAGCTTAGGTGCTGTTGAGAGCTTAATTTCCTTACCAGCAAAAATGACACACGCATCTATTCCTCGCGAACGCCGCCTAGAACTAGGAATTACTGATGGCTTAATTAGAATTTCGGTAGGCTTAGAGGATGTTGAAGATTTAATTGAAGATTTACAATCAGCTTTACAAGATTAATAGCCAATATTTAGTAGGATTTTGTTGGGAAAGTAACTATATTGCGTTTAAATTCTTACTTGACAGATAAGAATTATCAGAATAATATAAGTAATATAAATTTAGAAAAAAGTAATGCTGATCGGTCACCCGAAGGCTTGTACTCACTTAAATGATAAAGTGAGTATAAGTCTTTTTTGTTTTTAACCCTTACAGCCATAACTAAATTCTGCAGCTAATTATGCTTTTAATTCTGAGTTTACATATGTGTTTAATTGGTGAGGGGCAAGCTGGAAATTTAATTTAGATTTTGAGGAGGTGATGTATGCTAGCAAATCA contains:
- a CDS encoding LLM class flavin-dependent oxidoreductase translates to MKTIKLPVSLLNLVPIRKGEGAKEAIDAMVDLAKATEKMGYERYWIAEHHNASTLASSATSILIKHVLEGTKRIRVGSGGIMLPNHSPLVVAEQFGTMATIYPGRLDLGLGRAPGTDGRTANALRRSQNDTVYTFPNDVKALLTYFGPEERQDYVKAYPGVGTNVPIYILGSSKDSAFLAAELGLPYVFASHFAPRYMAEAISIYRSKFKPSEYLDKPYMMVGLNVIAADSDEEAHFEFTTTQQFFLNVVRGTQTPLSPPIENMDSIWAPHEQDVVRSMAGMTLLGSKASIREQLIHFQERYDVNEIMAVTYMYDHEKQKRSYQLLKEVVDEG
- the modA gene encoding molybdate ABC transporter substrate-binding protein, with protein sequence MVKKKFILTVFLVVLLFIAGCEDQSSDNDAREELTVAAASDLTLAFSEVGRLFEEETGTKVVFSFGSTGQLADQIEHGAPFDIFAAANKKFIENLNEKDLLLTDTMQTYAFGRIGIATRADSQLQVEQIEDLLKSEVVKVAIANPEHAPYGLAAKQAFETTGVWDELEEKLVFGRNISDTLTYIETGNAEVAIIALSLVKKDEVNFHIIDEQMHAPLEQMLAITKATKQEEIAREFTSFIFGPIGKPIMESYGFIVPTQSQ
- a CDS encoding bifunctional cystathionine gamma-lyase/homocysteine desulfhydrase, which translates into the protein MRKKTQMIHGGIPRDEQTGAVSIPIHHASTFKQDGVGNFVYEYARTGNPTRHALEELIKDIEGGYRGFAFGSGMAAISAVMNLFSSGDHVIFTDDVYGGSYRLMTKVLTKYNIEVTFVDTSDIQEVEAAVRDNTKAIYVETPTNPLLKITDIASISNLAKAKNLLMIVDNTFSTPYWQNPLDLGADIVLHSATKYLGGHSDVVAGLVVVNSEKLATDLHFIQNSIGAILGPQDSWLLIRGIKTLAIRMEEIEENAKKVANFLVNHRQISKVYYPGFESHKGHTIHLEQARGFGGMISFDVGSNDKAEDVLKKVKYFTLAESLGAVESLISLPAKMTHASIPRERRLELGITDGLIRISVGLEDVEDLIEDLQSALQD
- a CDS encoding cold-shock protein, with product MKQGTVKWFNADKGFGFIEVEGGEDVFVHFSAIQGEGFKSLDEGQKVTFDTEQGQRGPQAVNVHKA
- a CDS encoding PLP-dependent cysteine synthase family protein; the encoded protein is MKYYNNIKELIGGTPIVKINQLDVPNGVNVFVKLEYFNPGGSVKDRLGKKLLQGALEARQLQEDGVVIEPTAGNTGIGLALAAAGTKIKVICVVPQKFSMEKQTLMRALGATVINTPTSEGMEGAINKTKELLKEIPNSYSPQQFTNENNPTTYFETLGPELYEDLDGNIDIFVAGAGTGGTFMGTAKYLKSKNKQIKTVIVEPEGSILNGGISGPHRTEGIGMEFLPPYMDTAYFDSIYTISDEAAFKRVSELAIHEGMLVGSSSGAAFEAVIREAQKSPPGTNIVTVFPDSSERYLSKNIYEGDIR
- the crcB gene encoding fluoride efflux transporter CrcB — protein: MKLLLLVVGGSIGAISRYLLGSAFMKRYPNPPIPIAMLFVNLVGSLGLGLFFGLSFGGTPLGAYDDPLYLAIGIGFFGAFTTFSTFSVEAIQLSIKKQWKKLTAYLSLSIVGSIVCFFIGLHVGSFL
- a CDS encoding CarD family transcriptional regulator, coding for MDFQIGEKIIYPTHGAGIIESIEEKEILGTKQLYYMLSINKIQVMFPMTTNIGIRRVVDSTTMDDVLASFHEEESEETHPNRTQRYRIHVKMIKSGNIYEGAQVIRDLLKMKKKRALASVDKRLLDNAQEILISELMLVKGIDQLEAVEMLNSAICINE
- a CDS encoding CBO0543 family protein, producing the protein MFNKFEKNVLRFLVVLVFFITPLSMLGKDTKKWLLCFFLNSYANIFVAPTLASKGYLKYPVRLFPSIFNSSIIYDYFLCSTVTIWFCRSTLKDNWKTAFWKVWLFALPQAIVELFFERQTKLIKYGKGWTGLHSLITIASAKYMIRAIILILDRFDGENPKRTT
- a CDS encoding S-ribosylhomocysteine lyase, whose protein sequence is MNVESFNLDHTKVVAPYVRLAGVSEGQHGDKLFKYDIRFTQPNKEHMEMPSLHSLEHLMAELVRNHHQTIFDVSPMGCQTGFYLSVINDDSYETVLEILEKTLEDVLVATEVPACNEVQCGWAASHSLEGAQEIAKKMLAKKDQWRNVFS
- a CDS encoding fluoride efflux transporter FluC, translated to MSEHAKNIIAVGVGAAIGTISRYSLNLLTLESGYPYGTIIENLFGSLLLGFLTAWFFVFVPKEWVRTGLGVGLCGGFTTMSTLAADTSFLMNHYTVFDAGLYVFGTMFGGIILAFIGYRAGSVIAKKTRQKKEVNPA
- a CDS encoding class I SAM-dependent DNA methyltransferase, which codes for MGREFVELFDNWAESYDHSVSGKDLEYEEVFSNYDEILQAVTDRVKGNIVEFGVGTGNLTIKLLENGHRVVGFEPSTTMREKAEEKLSNATIVNGDFLEFQTDMSIDAFVSTYAFHHLTDAEKAEAVSKYSSLLAKNGKVVFADTVFESEATKADVIQSSKKKGFLNLAQDLETEYYTTIPVLRSIFEANGFSVQFEQLNPFVWMIDATKL